Proteins encoded in a region of the Desulfobotulus mexicanus genome:
- a CDS encoding chemotaxis protein CheX codes for MDAALINPFIEAGLKVMKTTATLDGRTQAPYIKNNNKCLGPVTGCIRITGSPKVSIALSFSESCILTVVSRMFGEELTEINDEIKDAVGEMMNMICGQVNNTFGQSGISRKAAFEQVLSGSDHLVEHGEEGPVLAVPIKTESGDFFIEVLFQQS; via the coding sequence GTGGATGCAGCCTTGATCAACCCTTTTATTGAAGCCGGTCTGAAGGTAATGAAAACCACGGCCACGCTGGACGGCCGTACCCAGGCTCCTTATATAAAAAATAATAATAAGTGTCTTGGGCCTGTGACGGGTTGCATCCGTATTACCGGTAGTCCGAAGGTGTCCATTGCTTTAAGTTTTTCTGAGTCCTGCATTCTTACTGTTGTTTCCCGAATGTTCGGAGAAGAGCTTACGGAAATCAATGATGAAATAAAGGATGCTGTGGGTGAAATGATGAACATGATCTGCGGACAGGTGAACAATACCTTTGGTCAGTCTGGTATTTCCCGTAAGGCTGCTTTTGAACAGGTCCTTTCCGGTTCGGATCACCTTGTGGAACATGGAGAAGAGGGGCCGGTGCTGGCGGTTCCCATTAAAACCGAATCCGGAGATTTTTTTATAGAAGTCCTGTTTCAGCAGTCATAA
- the lon gene encoding endopeptidase La, translated as MAEIDKDDLISIIEESYDVEDVPEILPLMPVRDVVIFTDMLLPLFISRERSIQAVDKSLSTDRYLMVATQKEPIDEDPGPDGIYTVGTACRVLRMLKLPDGRMKTLVQGICKVRIVEYIPDDSALMVRIERMQEEEVGQELSIETEALMRTVRDQSERIMAFRGEFSGDVGSILESIEEPGRLADLVTSNLRLKLSEAQELLEIEDPVARLRRVSDFLIREVELSAMQAKIQSEVRDEISKTQRDYFLREQVRLIHRELGEADERSQEVSEYNKRIKKAKMPKPAQEEAKKQLRRMEQMHPDSSETAVVRTYLDWLLDMPWSKSTKDVLDIKKAKKLLDKEHFGLERVKERILDYLSVRKLNPTMKGPILCFLGPPGVGKTSLGRAIAAAMERKFYRLSLGGIRDEAEIRGHRRTYIGAMPGRILQGLKQCESKNPVFMMDEIDKVGSDYRGDPSSALLEALDPEQNSEFSDHYLNLAFDLSSVMFILTANMTDTIPYALLDRMEIIEIPGYTPEEKLEIAKRYLLPRQIRENGLKEDALILGDAVLKLIIEEYTAEAGVRNLEREIGTICRKAARKTAEGHKGKIRVDRANLSKFLGIAKFQPEMDKDENQVGLATGLAWTSVGGEVLYIEASLLPGKGELIMTGQIGEVMQESARAALTYVKANLGRMGKEASYLDDLDIHIHVPAGAIPKDGPSAGVAMITALASAITEKPVNQDIAMTGEVTLRGRVLPIGGLKEKALGALRGGVTTIFIPEKNRKDLEEIPSSLKRKISFVAVKDVDEVLKKAISEDILSADPPAPKSGKSSKKKAS; from the coding sequence ATGGCAGAAATCGATAAGGACGATCTCATCAGCATCATAGAGGAAAGTTATGATGTGGAGGATGTTCCTGAAATTCTTCCTCTCATGCCGGTTCGGGATGTGGTGATTTTTACCGATATGCTACTGCCCCTGTTTATTTCAAGGGAGCGTTCCATTCAGGCTGTGGACAAATCCCTTAGTACAGACCGTTATCTGATGGTGGCCACCCAGAAGGAACCAATAGACGAAGATCCGGGTCCGGATGGCATTTATACCGTCGGTACGGCATGTCGGGTATTGCGTATGCTCAAGCTCCCCGATGGCCGTATGAAAACCCTGGTTCAGGGAATATGTAAAGTCAGAATTGTTGAATATATACCCGATGACAGCGCCCTTATGGTTCGCATTGAGCGCATGCAGGAAGAAGAGGTAGGGCAGGAGCTTTCCATTGAAACCGAGGCACTTATGCGGACGGTTAGGGATCAGAGCGAAAGAATAATGGCTTTCCGTGGAGAATTTTCCGGGGATGTGGGCAGTATTCTGGAAAGCATTGAAGAGCCGGGCCGCCTTGCGGACCTTGTTACATCCAATCTGAGACTTAAACTTTCCGAAGCCCAGGAACTCCTTGAGATAGAAGATCCTGTGGCACGTCTGCGTAGGGTCAGTGATTTTCTGATCCGGGAGGTGGAACTCTCGGCTATGCAGGCAAAGATTCAATCTGAAGTGCGGGATGAAATATCTAAAACCCAGCGGGATTATTTTCTAAGGGAACAGGTACGGCTGATTCACAGGGAACTTGGGGAGGCGGATGAGCGAAGCCAGGAAGTGAGTGAGTATAACAAGCGTATCAAGAAGGCTAAAATGCCCAAGCCTGCCCAGGAAGAGGCAAAAAAGCAGTTGCGCCGTATGGAGCAGATGCATCCTGATTCCTCGGAAACCGCTGTGGTGCGGACCTATCTGGACTGGCTTCTGGATATGCCATGGAGTAAAAGCACAAAGGACGTGCTGGATATAAAAAAGGCTAAAAAACTGCTTGATAAGGAACATTTTGGTCTGGAACGGGTCAAGGAACGGATTCTTGATTATCTGAGCGTTCGTAAACTCAATCCGACCATGAAAGGCCCCATTCTTTGTTTTCTCGGGCCTCCAGGCGTTGGCAAGACTTCCCTTGGCCGTGCCATTGCTGCAGCAATGGAGCGTAAATTTTATCGTCTTTCCCTTGGAGGAATAAGGGATGAGGCGGAAATCAGGGGGCATCGAAGAACCTATATCGGTGCCATGCCCGGCCGTATTCTTCAGGGTTTGAAGCAGTGTGAGTCAAAAAATCCTGTGTTCATGATGGATGAGATAGACAAGGTGGGTTCCGATTACAGGGGAGATCCTTCCTCAGCCCTGCTGGAGGCTCTGGATCCGGAGCAGAATTCGGAATTTTCTGATCATTATCTGAACCTTGCCTTTGATCTTTCGTCTGTAATGTTTATTCTCACGGCCAATATGACGGATACCATTCCCTACGCCCTGCTGGATCGTATGGAAATCATAGAGATTCCTGGATATACACCGGAGGAAAAACTTGAAATTGCAAAGCGCTATCTTCTTCCACGTCAAATCAGGGAAAATGGTTTGAAGGAAGATGCTCTGATACTTGGGGATGCGGTTTTAAAGCTGATAATTGAAGAATACACTGCGGAGGCTGGAGTCCGTAACCTTGAGCGTGAAATCGGTACCATCTGCCGTAAGGCCGCAAGAAAAACTGCAGAAGGCCACAAGGGTAAAATACGTGTGGACAGGGCTAATCTTTCAAAGTTTCTGGGTATAGCAAAGTTTCAGCCTGAGATGGACAAGGATGAAAATCAGGTGGGTCTTGCCACAGGCCTTGCCTGGACATCCGTTGGCGGTGAGGTGCTTTATATAGAAGCCTCACTGCTTCCGGGAAAAGGCGAGCTGATTATGACAGGGCAGATCGGTGAGGTTATGCAGGAGTCTGCCCGTGCAGCCCTGACCTATGTTAAGGCCAATCTGGGTCGCATGGGCAAAGAAGCCTCATATCTGGATGATCTGGATATTCACATCCATGTTCCTGCGGGAGCCATTCCCAAGGATGGACCCTCTGCAGGCGTTGCCATGATTACGGCATTGGCTTCCGCCATTACGGAAAAGCCCGTGAATCAGGATATTGCCATGACAGGGGAAGTAACACTACGGGGCAGGGTTTTACCCATCGGAGGGTTGAAGGAAAAGGCACTGGGAGCCTTGCGTGGTGGGGTGACAACCATCTTTATTCCGGAAAAAAACCGCAAGGATCTTGAAGAAATACCTTCTTCTCTGAAACGTAAAATCAGTTTTGTTGCGGTGAAGGATGTGGATGAAGTCCTGAAAAAGGCCATCTCTGAAGATATTCTTTCGGCAGATCCGCCAGCTCCTAAATCTGGTAAATCCTCAAAAAAGAAGGCTTCTTAA
- a CDS encoding prepilin peptidase translates to MTFFLVSSFIFGAIVGSFLNVCILRIPEGLSIVHPPSRCPGCEKPIAFYDNIPILSWLMLRGKCRNCHKGISPRYPLVELITACLSAALVWRFGLQPVTLILFFFTAALIVITFIDLDHRIIPDVISLPGIPVGFLASGFFYTGFLNSGIGILVGGGSLLAVALGYRLLTGRDGMGGGDIKLLAMIGAFIGWQGVFFTIFASSLTGTLIGLLAMIRKKEGMRLAIPFGPFLAFGALLYIFWGPEIIRLYMQSLGR, encoded by the coding sequence GTGACTTTTTTTCTTGTATCTTCTTTTATTTTCGGTGCCATTGTGGGAAGTTTCCTTAATGTCTGTATTTTGAGAATCCCCGAAGGCCTTTCCATAGTACATCCTCCCTCCCGATGTCCCGGTTGTGAAAAACCAATAGCATTTTATGACAATATACCCATTCTCTCATGGCTTATGCTGCGGGGGAAATGCAGAAACTGTCATAAAGGAATTTCTCCCAGGTATCCGCTGGTGGAACTTATCACAGCCTGCCTTTCCGCTGCTCTGGTGTGGCGTTTCGGGCTGCAGCCTGTTACGCTTATTCTTTTCTTTTTTACCGCTGCACTGATAGTAATTACCTTTATTGACCTGGACCACCGGATTATCCCCGATGTCATTTCCCTTCCAGGTATTCCTGTGGGTTTTCTTGCCAGCGGTTTTTTTTACACAGGATTTCTGAATTCAGGTATCGGTATTCTTGTGGGTGGCGGCAGCCTTCTGGCTGTGGCTCTCGGCTACCGGCTTCTAACGGGCAGAGATGGCATGGGCGGCGGGGATATCAAACTTCTGGCCATGATCGGTGCTTTTATCGGATGGCAGGGTGTTTTTTTCACCATATTTGCCTCTTCACTGACCGGCACCCTTATTGGTCTTTTGGCCATGATCCGAAAGAAAGAAGGCATGCGCCTTGCCATTCCCTTCGGCCCTTTCCTTGCATTTGGTGCCCTGCTCTATATTTTCTGGGGGCCTGAGATCATTCGCCTTTATATGCAAAGCCTTGGCCGCTAA